In the Quercus lobata isolate SW786 chromosome 5, ValleyOak3.0 Primary Assembly, whole genome shotgun sequence genome, one interval contains:
- the LOC115989080 gene encoding receptor-like protein EIX1, whose translation MGGSSLQLLLTFFLFLLCMKPALGNYWGVEDANLGCKEHERQALIKIKEDLIDDYGHLSSWSTKVGREDCCKWRGVNCSNQTSHVIQLNLSISDVEPLRGVAV comes from the coding sequence TGGAAGTTCCCTCCAACTTCTCctcactttttttctctttttgttgtgcatgAAACCAGCCCTTGGAAATTATTGGGGTGTGGAAGATGCTAACCTCGGCTGCAAAGAGCATGAGAGACAAGCACTTATCAAGATTAAAGAAGACCTTATTGATGATTATGGCCATCTTTCTTCCTGGAGTACTAAAGTGGGGAGAGAAGATTGTTGCAAATGGAGAGGGGTCAACTGTAGCAACCAAACAAGCCACGTAATCCAGCTCAATCTTAGTATCTCAGATGTGGAACCTTTGAGAG